In the genome of Lysobacter sp. BMK333-48F3, the window GCGCCGGCGCTGCGGCCGAGGTGGCGCACGATCGGGTTCGGCTGGCCGGAGACCCACAGCCGCAGTTCGGCTTCCAGGTCGAAGTGGCCGGCGGTTTCCAGCGAGAACATGACGATGCTGCGGTAGGGCAGGCTGAGGAATTCGGTCTTGCGTCCGGTCACGCCCTGCTTGTCGACCAGGATCAGGCGCCGGTCGGTGAACACGATCAGGTCGCGGATCTCGCCGAACGCGCGCTGCACGGTTTCGCCCGGCGCCAGCAGCGGAGCGAAGTCGTCGTTGACCTTGTCGGCGGATTTGGCGCCGGCGTGGCCGAGCAGAGTGTCGAGCAGGCCCATGGCGGGTTCCTTTCGCGTGAGGTGGGGCCATCCTAGCGCAGCGCTGCGGGGCTTGTAGGAGCGGCGTGAGCCGCGACCACCGCAGCGGTGTACGCGAGCGTAGCGCCCGAAGACCTGGGGCGCAGCGCTTGGAGCGGGTACTGTCCGAACGTCCGGGCTTCGGCGACAGCGCTGTCGAAAACCGCTGCGGTTGTCGCGGCTCACGCCGCTCCTACAGGGGGCAGGCCGAGAATTTCGGGGAGCTTCGGCAGTACCGGGGTCGGTTCGACGCCGAGCTTGAGCAGGCCGTTCTCGACGCTGGTCGAATCGGTCTGCAGCGAGCGCCAGTTGTCGCGGCTGATCGGCTTGCCGGGCAGGTGTTCGCCGACCTCGGCCTGCAACTTGCCCAGCGCATCCGGCAGCGGCAGCACCAGGCGCAGGCGGCCGCGCGCGCGGGCGGCGGCGCGCACGATCTCGCCCAGGCTCAGCACGTCCGGGCCGACCAGGTTGTAGCTGCGGCCGATGTGCTGGCCGTCGTTCAACGCGTTGACGAAGGCCTGGGTGACGTCGCCGATCCACACCGGCTGGAAGCGCGCGCCGCTGCGGCCGATCGGCAGCGCCGGCGCGTAGCGCAGCAACTGGTCGAAACGGCAGAACAGGCCGTCGCCGGGGCCGGCGATGACCGACGGCCGGAACAAGGTCCAGTCGAGCTTGCTCGCGCGCACCCGCTGTTCGGCGCGGCCGCGCGATTCCAGGTAATGGCTCTGGCCGGTGCCGGCGTTGAGCGCGCTCATCTGCAGCAGGCGCTTCACCCCCATGTCGCGCATCGCTTCGAGCAGGGCGTCGAGCAGTTCGACGAACACGTGCTCGAAGCCGGCGCCGCTGTCGCCGCGCTCGTTGAGGATGCCGACCAGGTTGACCACCGCATCGACGTCGTCGAGCACGGCGCGCAGGAAGTCCGGATTGCCGACGTCGCCCTCGATCAGGCTGGCGTCGCGCGAGAGCCGGCGCTTCTTGGCCGGCTCGACGCCGCGGCTGAGCACGGTGACGCGGCAGCGCTCGCGCAGCAGATGGTCGACCAGATGCCGGCCGACGAAGCCGGTACCGCCGAGAACCAGGACATGACGGCGCGCCATCGCGGCCTCACTCGCCTTCGGCGCTTTCGGCCGCGGCCGCCGGCGCGGCGGCGGGCTGGGCGGCGGGCTCGGGCGGGCAGACGAAGGCCTTGCGCTTGCCGTCGACCACTCCGCGCAGGCGGTCGCTGACGTTCATCGCATCGCCGTTGAGTTGCCAGTCGTAGATCACGCTGAAGGCGAGCACGCGGGCGACGTACTCGCGGGTCTCCTTGTAGCTGATGGTCTCGATCCAGAACTCCGGCTCCATGCCCGGGCGCTGCGATTGCCAGCGCGCCAGCGGCGCCGGGCCGGCGTTGTAGCCGGCCATGGCGAAGTAGGGCTGGCCGCCATACTTGTCGAGCAACTGGCGCAGGTAGGCGGTGCCGAGCACGATGTTGGTGTCGGAGTCGTACAGGCTGGCGGCGCCGCCCCAGGGCAGGCCCAGGCTCTTGGCCACCTGCGCGCCGGTACCGGGCAGCACCTGCATCAGGCCCATCGCGTTGGCGCCGGAGCGCGCCTTGGGATTGAACACGCTCTCGGCGCGGATCTCGGCCGCGACCCAGGCCGGGTCGATGCGGTTGCTGGCGGCTTCGCGGCGGATGGTGTCGCCGTGGTGCAGCGGGAAGCGCAGGTAGTACAGGCGCTGTTCCTGCGGGGTCTTGTTGAGCGAGAACACCGCGCGGTCGAACCACTGGTAGCCCTGCGCGACCTCGATCGCCAGGCGCCGCTGAGTATCGTCGAAGCGGCTCAGCGCCTCGTCCCATTCGCGCACCGCCCAGCCGCTGCGGTCGATCTGGTACAGGCCCATCGCCCGCAGCAGCGCCGGATCGCGCGCGATCGCGCTCTTGGCGGCGAGGCTGTCCTGCGGCTGCACCGGGCACAGCGCGTACGGCGCGCCGAGCCGGTCGGCGGACAGGAAGCCGTGGAAGTCGGTCTTGCGCGCGGCCTCGCGGTACAGCCGCGCCGCGCTGGCCTTGTCGCCGGCGCGTTCGCTGAGCCGCGCCTCGAAGAACTGCCAGCGCGATTCGCCGCGCTGCTTGGCGCCCATCTTGCGGATCGCCGCCAGCGCGCCGGTCCAGTCCGAGCGCGACATCGCTTCGCGCGCGCGCCACTCGTGCAGGCGTTCGTCGTAGGCGACCTCGGGCACGGCATTGAGCCGGCGCGCCGAGTCGGCCTCGTAGGAGGCCACCGTCCACAGCGCGGTCTGGTACAGCACCCGGCCGCGGTCGGCGTCGCTGAAGCCCAGCGCCGCGGCGTACTTGGGCAGTTGCGCCTCGGCGCTGGCCGGCTGCGCCTTGGCCAGCTTGGCCAGGCCGTAGGAGGCGATCTTGCGGCTGCGCTCGGTCTTGGGCCAACCGAGCCCGCGTTCACTCACGTTGTCCAGGAACGCCGCGTAGTCGTTCGCTAGTGCGAGTTGATCCGCCGGCAGTCCGCGCGCCGCGGCGCGCATCACCGCCGGCTGCCATTCCGCGGCCGCGGCTTCGATGCGTTCCCAGCGCAGTTCCGGGCTCAGCCCGCCGCGCGCGGCGAGCAACGCGAACGGCGCGTCGCAGCCGTCGGGCAGCGACTTGCCGCCGCTGCGCCAGATCGCCTGGGCGTCGCGGTTCCAGGCCTCGTCCAGGCGGCCCAGCGCCTGGCGCGCGTTCAATTCGGCGCAGCGCAGGGCCACGCTGCGTTCCTTGCCGGCGACGCTGCGCGGGGTCCAGGCGGCGAGGAAGCTCGGCCAGTCCTCGCGGCGCGCGGTCGCGGCCAGCCAGATTTCGCGGAACGCGTCGCCGGAGGCTTCCTTGCCGCGACGGGCGAGGAAGTCGGCGGCCTGGCCGTTGTTGACCGCGTCGATGTTGCGGCGCAGGTTCGCGTACTCGATCCAGCCGTACAGCGGATGCCGGCCGAGGTCGGCGTACTGGCCGGCATCGAAGCCGGGGCGCTCGGCCGCTTCCAGGGCGGCGCGCACGCGCGGCAACTGCGGATCGGCCGCCGGCGCGGGCAGCGGATGGGCGATCGCGCGCGGCTTGACCGCGGTGCCGGCAGGGCTCGGCGCCGACGCCGTGGTCTGGGCGCAGGCGGTGGTGGCGAGGGCCGCGACGAAGGCGGCGACGGCGAGGCGGAGAGGGCGCGGGAGCATCGCCGGACTATAGCCCAGAGCGGATGAATGCCTTATATGAACAAGCCCGCGTTGCGAGCGGATTGCTATCGCCGTCGCGATCGACGCCGTCGCCTTGCGCGCTCGCGCAAGACGCGCGGTCGCCAGCGCGCGCAACGGGGCGCAGAATGCGGCCTTCGTTCGCCGCGCCGTGCGCCGCCATCCAGAGCGGACTTCGGTCCCGCGCCGCTGGCGTCGCCCCCGAGATCGCTCTGGACGATCGCATATCGTTGGACCAGGCCCGCTGCGATGAATCGAGTTTCGAATTCCGCCGCCTGCGGCGCGTCGGTTACGACCGGAGCGCAGGCATGACGGTGTGGTTGGTGTTCCTCGCGCTCGGCGCGGTCGCCGGCGTGCTCGCCGGCCTGCTCGGCATCGGCGGCGGCCTGGTGCTGGTCGCGGCCCTGGCCTGGATCGCGCCGTGGATGGGCATCCCGCAAGAGGCGGCCATGCACACCGCGCTGGCCAGTTCGCTGGCCAGCATCGTGCTGACCGCGACCGCTTCGGCGCGCGCCCACGCCAAGCGCGGCAGCGTGCTGTGGCGGACCGTGCGCTGGATGGTGCCGGGGCTGTTGCTCGGCGGCTGGCTCGGCAGTTTCGTCGCGGTGCGCATCGACGGCGACTGGCTGCGCCTGATCGTCGCCGGCTACTGCCTGATCGCCGCGGCGCAACTGTTGTTCGGCAAGAACCGCGCGCCGCTGGCCGACGGCGCGCCGCCGCCGCAGGGGCTGCCTCTGTCGGCGGCCGGGGTCGGCATCGGCGCGGTGTCGGCGGTGGTCGGCATCGGCGGCGGCAGCATGACCGTGCCCCTGCTGGTCTGGCGCGGGGTGGCGCCGGTGCGCGCGGTCGGCACTTCCTCGGCCTGCGGCGTGGCGATCGGCCTGGCCAGCGCGGTCGGCTACGCGCTCAACGCGCCGCCCGGCGCCCTGCCCGAACACGCGATCGGCTACGTCTACCTGCCTGCGGCGATCGGCGTCGCGGTGGCCTCGGTACTGGCCGCGCCCTACGGCACCCGGCTCGCCCATCGCCTGCACGGCGACACCCTCAAGCGGGTGTTCGCCGGCTTCCTGATCCTGGTCGCGGTCAGCCTGCTGCTCGGCGGCTGAGCCCGCCCGCACGGCTTCGCCCCGGCCTAGCTCCAGCCGCGCGCGGCCGGACGGGCGGCGGCTGTCCGCAGACCTGGCTGAACGGGCCACCGCACGACGCCGTATCGACCGTGCGTCCGCCGGCGCCGACGAAAGCGATCCGAAACTGGAACCGGTTTGGCAAGACCCTCCTGTTTGCGCCTTGTGGCGGATTCACGGATTGTTTACAACCTCTCGATGCCTTCCGACCGGTCGGACGGCGTGCCAATAGCCAGCAGAGCTAAGTCACATAACTTGAGGGAGAGAGAGTCGATGAAAGTGTCGCGTCGCCATGCCCTGGCGAAAGCCATCCAGTTGTCCCTGCTGATCGCACTGCCCGGGTTCGCCGCAGCCCAGGACGCCGCTCCGGCGAAGGACGCCACCACGCTCGACACGGTCCAGGTGACCGGCACCCGCATCAAGAAGGCCGAGATCGAAAGCCAGGTCCCGGTCCAGACCCTGACCCGCGACGACATCGAACGCACCGGCCTGACCTCGATCGGCGACGTCGTGCAGGAACTCACCGGCGCCGGCTCGGCGCTCAACACCAAGTTCAACTCCTCGGGCAACTTCGGCTTCTCGCCGAACGGCGACGGCATCGGCGCCGGCTCGGCCCAGGTCGACCTGCGCCACCTCGGCCCCAAGCGCGTGCTGGTCCTGGTCGACGGCATGCGCTGGGTCAACGAGTCCTCCGCCTCCGGCGTGGGCGCGGCGACCGACCTCAACA includes:
- a CDS encoding PH domain-containing protein; the protein is MGLLDTLLGHAGAKSADKVNDDFAPLLAPGETVQRAFGEIRDLIVFTDRRLILVDKQGVTGRKTEFLSLPYRSIVMFSLETAGHFDLEAELRLWVSGQPNPIVRHLGRSAGAEDIIALLAQNSPR
- a CDS encoding complex I NDUFA9 subunit family protein, whose product is MARRHVLVLGGTGFVGRHLVDHLLRERCRVTVLSRGVEPAKKRRLSRDASLIEGDVGNPDFLRAVLDDVDAVVNLVGILNERGDSGAGFEHVFVELLDALLEAMRDMGVKRLLQMSALNAGTGQSHYLESRGRAEQRVRASKLDWTLFRPSVIAGPGDGLFCRFDQLLRYAPALPIGRSGARFQPVWIGDVTQAFVNALNDGQHIGRSYNLVGPDVLSLGEIVRAAARARGRLRLVLPLPDALGKLQAEVGEHLPGKPISRDNWRSLQTDSTSVENGLLKLGVEPTPVLPKLPEILGLPPVGAA
- a CDS encoding lytic transglycosylase domain-containing protein yields the protein MLPRPLRLAVAAFVAALATTACAQTTASAPSPAGTAVKPRAIAHPLPAPAADPQLPRVRAALEAAERPGFDAGQYADLGRHPLYGWIEYANLRRNIDAVNNGQAADFLARRGKEASGDAFREIWLAATARREDWPSFLAAWTPRSVAGKERSVALRCAELNARQALGRLDEAWNRDAQAIWRSGGKSLPDGCDAPFALLAARGGLSPELRWERIEAAAAEWQPAVMRAAARGLPADQLALANDYAAFLDNVSERGLGWPKTERSRKIASYGLAKLAKAQPASAEAQLPKYAAALGFSDADRGRVLYQTALWTVASYEADSARRLNAVPEVAYDERLHEWRAREAMSRSDWTGALAAIRKMGAKQRGESRWQFFEARLSERAGDKASAARLYREAARKTDFHGFLSADRLGAPYALCPVQPQDSLAAKSAIARDPALLRAMGLYQIDRSGWAVREWDEALSRFDDTQRRLAIEVAQGYQWFDRAVFSLNKTPQEQRLYYLRFPLHHGDTIRREAASNRIDPAWVAAEIRAESVFNPKARSGANAMGLMQVLPGTGAQVAKSLGLPWGGAASLYDSDTNIVLGTAYLRQLLDKYGGQPYFAMAGYNAGPAPLARWQSQRPGMEPEFWIETISYKETREYVARVLAFSVIYDWQLNGDAMNVSDRLRGVVDGKRKAFVCPPEPAAQPAAAPAAAAESAEGE
- a CDS encoding sulfite exporter TauE/SafE family protein, which codes for MTVWLVFLALGAVAGVLAGLLGIGGGLVLVAALAWIAPWMGIPQEAAMHTALASSLASIVLTATASARAHAKRGSVLWRTVRWMVPGLLLGGWLGSFVAVRIDGDWLRLIVAGYCLIAAAQLLFGKNRAPLADGAPPPQGLPLSAAGVGIGAVSAVVGIGGGSMTVPLLVWRGVAPVRAVGTSSACGVAIGLASAVGYALNAPPGALPEHAIGYVYLPAAIGVAVASVLAAPYGTRLAHRLHGDTLKRVFAGFLILVAVSLLLGG